A stretch of the Mycobacterium sp. ITM-2016-00317 genome encodes the following:
- a CDS encoding TetR/AcrR family transcriptional regulator has product MTTAEGGPTDAAARIRPVVLSHAADLFAERGPAATTLRDIAARSKVNAGLIFRHVGNKDAVVAAVLDHLADELAVARDSDMPPDEIEARAERSWRVIARALLDGFDVGGLQHRFPNIEQLVAAAREHCDDDYAARVATADALALQLGWRLFGPYLRAATGLSDRRGRTVPKPPVTGPLGEHLADPRGLPQD; this is encoded by the coding sequence GTGACTACGGCAGAAGGTGGCCCCACCGATGCCGCAGCACGCATCCGACCGGTCGTGCTGTCGCACGCGGCTGACCTGTTCGCCGAACGCGGCCCGGCGGCGACGACCCTGCGTGACATCGCCGCCCGTTCGAAGGTCAACGCGGGACTGATATTTCGTCATGTCGGCAACAAGGACGCCGTGGTGGCGGCCGTGCTCGACCACCTCGCCGACGAGCTTGCGGTCGCGCGGGACTCGGACATGCCGCCCGACGAGATCGAAGCCCGCGCCGAACGGAGCTGGCGGGTGATCGCCCGCGCGCTGCTGGACGGATTCGACGTGGGCGGGCTCCAGCACCGGTTTCCCAACATCGAGCAACTCGTCGCGGCCGCCCGCGAACACTGCGACGACGATTACGCGGCTCGGGTTGCCACCGCGGACGCCCTCGCCCTCCAGCTGGGCTGGCGACTGTTCGGCCCTTACCTGAGGGCCGCGACCGGGTTGAGCGACCGCCGCGGCCGTACCGTCCCCAAACCACCGGTGACCGGTCCGCTCGGCGAGCATCTCGCCGACCCCCGCGGCCTACCGCAGGACTGA
- a CDS encoding DUF308 domain-containing protein, with translation MTDNALNGRESSDTDRWLKSYYALRGVVSLVWVAAAVAVGPQSPIVASTLLLIYPAWDALANVVDARRNGGLRRNPTQTFNAAVSIVTTVAVAFALAASMNAVLGVFGVWAALSGLLQLATAVRRWKLAGGQWVMIISGAQSAFAGAMFLRAAGAPEVPSVADIAPYAAFGAFYFLVSAAWLIVSAARRRRRSADTAAGASSLEGSR, from the coding sequence ATGACAGACAACGCGCTCAACGGCCGGGAGTCCTCGGATACCGACCGGTGGCTGAAGTCCTACTACGCACTGCGGGGTGTGGTTTCGCTCGTCTGGGTTGCGGCCGCGGTGGCTGTCGGCCCTCAGTCCCCGATCGTCGCAAGTACCTTGCTGTTGATCTATCCGGCCTGGGACGCCCTGGCGAATGTCGTCGACGCCCGGCGCAACGGCGGTCTCCGGCGTAATCCCACCCAGACGTTCAACGCCGCGGTCAGCATCGTGACCACAGTCGCCGTGGCGTTCGCGCTCGCTGCGAGCATGAACGCCGTTCTGGGCGTATTCGGAGTGTGGGCCGCCCTGTCGGGTCTGCTCCAGTTGGCGACGGCGGTGCGCCGCTGGAAGCTCGCCGGAGGCCAGTGGGTCATGATCATCAGCGGTGCGCAATCGGCGTTTGCCGGCGCGATGTTCCTGCGGGCGGCCGGCGCCCCGGAGGTGCCCAGCGTCGCCGACATCGCGCCGTATGCCGCGTTCGGCGCCTTCTACTTCCTCGTCTCGGCCGCTTGGTTGATCGTGTCGGCTGCGCGACGACGCCGGCGCTCGGCCGACACCGCCGCGGGCGCTTCGTCCTTGGAGGGGAGTCGCTGA
- a CDS encoding cutinase family protein: MMAVSTSLASPVSAQECPDVEVIFARGTNEPPGVGPTGQAFIDALRPQIGDKTLAVYPVNYPAIDQWATGVEGVRDASTRILSMASTCPSTDLVLGGYSQGAAVAGFVTSAAVPAGVDPATVPKPLDPEVAEHVAAVVLFGMPNPRAMGFLGEPTVTIGPLYVSKTSALCAVEDPVCSDGLNFAMHTPGSYNGDLTQRGAEFAASRLNGTGDVTPR, translated from the coding sequence ATGATGGCGGTGTCGACCAGCCTGGCGTCGCCCGTTTCTGCCCAGGAGTGTCCGGACGTCGAGGTGATATTCGCCCGCGGAACCAATGAGCCACCGGGTGTGGGCCCTACGGGGCAGGCGTTCATCGATGCACTACGCCCGCAGATCGGCGATAAAACGCTGGCCGTATATCCGGTCAACTACCCGGCCATCGACCAATGGGCCACCGGCGTGGAAGGCGTCAGGGACGCGAGCACCCGCATCCTCTCGATGGCAAGTACCTGTCCCAGTACGGATCTGGTGCTCGGCGGGTACTCACAGGGCGCGGCCGTGGCCGGGTTTGTCACCTCGGCGGCGGTGCCCGCCGGCGTGGATCCCGCGACGGTGCCCAAGCCACTGGATCCCGAGGTCGCCGAGCACGTCGCCGCCGTTGTGCTGTTCGGTATGCCGAACCCTCGGGCGATGGGTTTCCTCGGCGAGCCGACGGTGACCATCGGTCCGCTTTACGTGTCGAAGACGAGCGCGTTGTGCGCCGTCGAAGACCCGGTGTGTTCGGACGGACTGAATTTCGCCATGCACACCCCTGGCAGCTACAACGGCGACCTGACCCAGCGGGGAGCAGAGTTCGCCGCCAGTCGCCTCAACGGAACCGGCGACGTGACGCCGCGCTGA
- a CDS encoding SCO6745 family protein: MSDTGLIESVAAAGAAIEEAVAVFMLHPQTYAGSVAAGYENPLAGYVAGRGGVLGEATGTTVAAVFAVFEPTGLAAMWDEGIAVRGAAGAAEVYWDQTAEFGRQYLAAADGLDRIAALGEKIIAATPIASLPLFAGWRAMPLADDAPARALQVMFVLRELRAGLHFNALSLSGVTPVEAHMLNKGPGYTAMFGWPEPYGDGADKKDRFAEAEQATNRRMAEIVGSALDPEGAEELARLSAAALATLKAAVPS; this comes from the coding sequence ATGAGTGATACCGGCCTGATCGAGTCCGTGGCAGCCGCCGGCGCGGCCATCGAGGAAGCGGTTGCGGTGTTCATGCTGCATCCACAGACGTACGCCGGCAGCGTCGCCGCCGGCTACGAGAATCCGCTGGCGGGTTATGTCGCCGGCCGGGGCGGGGTGTTGGGCGAGGCCACCGGCACCACCGTCGCCGCGGTGTTCGCGGTGTTCGAGCCGACCGGGCTGGCGGCGATGTGGGACGAGGGGATCGCTGTGCGCGGCGCGGCCGGGGCGGCGGAGGTCTACTGGGACCAGACCGCCGAGTTCGGGCGTCAGTACCTCGCGGCAGCCGACGGGCTGGACCGCATTGCGGCGCTGGGGGAGAAGATCATCGCGGCGACGCCGATCGCGAGCCTGCCGTTGTTCGCCGGCTGGCGCGCGATGCCGCTGGCCGACGATGCCCCCGCCAGGGCGCTTCAGGTGATGTTCGTGCTGCGGGAGTTGCGCGCCGGGCTGCACTTCAACGCGCTGTCCCTGTCGGGCGTCACCCCGGTGGAAGCGCACATGCTCAACAAGGGCCCGGGGTATACCGCGATGTTCGGCTGGCCCGAGCCGTACGGCGACGGCGCGGACAAGAAGGACCGCTTTGCCGAGGCCGAGCAGGCGACCAACCGGCGGATGGCCGAGATCGTCGGCAGCGCACTGGATCCCGAGGGCGCCGAGGAGCTTGCCCGGCTCAGTGCCGCCGCGCTGGCGACGTTGAAGGCGGCCGTACCGAGCTGA
- a CDS encoding DUF3592 domain-containing protein: protein MDRIEAALLVLAVAMSLFALPIAAAAGTAVYDSLRHSHVEQTANRQMVEATVGEVSVRGDRTRRADVPATWIVGGVQHSGTVRAPATVEPGDTVEVWVDEAGRQVPAPASVGSAPAQAVTTSVLIWAGAVVVAASMFGIGRALCSRARDTRWDSGLHKLADSGGGPARDRP from the coding sequence GTGGACCGGATCGAGGCCGCGTTGCTGGTGTTGGCAGTGGCGATGTCGCTCTTCGCTCTTCCGATCGCCGCCGCGGCGGGCACGGCCGTCTACGACTCGCTGCGCCACAGCCACGTCGAGCAGACCGCGAACCGCCAGATGGTCGAGGCGACGGTCGGTGAGGTGTCGGTGCGGGGTGATCGGACCCGCCGCGCCGATGTTCCGGCCACCTGGATCGTCGGCGGCGTCCAGCACAGCGGCACGGTGCGGGCGCCGGCGACCGTCGAGCCCGGCGACACCGTCGAGGTGTGGGTCGACGAGGCCGGCAGGCAGGTTCCAGCACCGGCGTCGGTCGGTTCGGCCCCGGCGCAGGCCGTGACCACGTCGGTGCTGATCTGGGCGGGCGCCGTCGTCGTCGCGGCGTCGATGTTCGGGATCGGCCGCGCGCTGTGCTCCCGCGCTCGTGACACCCGCTGGGACAGCGGTCTGCACAAGCTGGCGGATTCCGGCGGCGGGCCCGCGCGGGACCGCCCCTGA
- a CDS encoding TetR/AcrR family transcriptional regulator produces MNIGTKDKQEHARLQVSRHACELFWDRGVSATSGDDIASAAGLSTRTVWRYFRSKESCVEPVLAQSAQRFITLARQWPKELSLADHLAAYTARNPLTEEEIVDVRSALRIATVSVREPALRTSYLMVHDQMERDFIPVVAERLRLPEQHLTVRLCAAAVTGAFRVIDEEVGRRVITDNEKVSQAEALDMIDRAVTDATNGRFGGPVAD; encoded by the coding sequence GTGAACATCGGCACCAAAGACAAGCAGGAGCACGCACGCCTGCAGGTGTCGCGGCACGCGTGTGAATTGTTCTGGGACCGGGGCGTCTCTGCCACCAGCGGGGACGACATCGCCTCGGCGGCAGGGCTTTCCACCCGCACGGTGTGGCGTTACTTCCGCAGCAAGGAAAGCTGCGTGGAGCCGGTGCTCGCGCAGTCCGCACAGCGTTTCATCACACTGGCCCGGCAGTGGCCGAAAGAGTTGTCCCTCGCCGACCACCTGGCCGCCTACACCGCCCGCAATCCGCTGACCGAAGAGGAGATCGTCGATGTGCGGAGCGCACTGCGCATCGCGACCGTGTCGGTGCGGGAACCCGCGTTGCGGACCTCCTATCTGATGGTGCACGACCAGATGGAGCGTGACTTCATACCCGTTGTCGCCGAACGGCTTCGCCTACCCGAGCAACACCTGACCGTTCGCCTGTGCGCCGCCGCGGTCACCGGCGCGTTCCGCGTCATCGACGAGGAGGTAGGCCGTCGGGTGATCACCGACAACGAGAAGGTCAGCCAAGCCGAGGCACTCGACATGATCGACCGGGCCGTCACCGACGCCACCAACGGCCGGTTCGGCGGACCCGTCGCGGACTGA
- a CDS encoding S9 family peptidase gives MALPEHISVEDFFNPPTRAGAIISPDGRRIAFLAPWKNRLNVWVQDLDSDEARCVTADDQRSVHHFDWTDDPRWMIYLQDTAGDENWHLFRIDLDDPEALPVDLTPFPGVIAAPIREVKNGKAVVITNRRDVQLFDVYEIDIATGELTLLAENPGNASDWLCSDNGHLFATSLTPDGHVELSRWDGDAATLTPIATFDGSDRPLGIYPLVLTPDGTGAWMGSSKGTDRTRLVRVDLTTGEETEVDSHPEFDLDIHGLFDPLRSQTLIQDRSTGALIGVRYQRERQVIHALEPHFADVLANLEKLSDGDLGRITSDEKGRRWVVSFTHDRDPHATYLYDHDTGESRLLYRPYPHLDPEQLAPMQPVAITSRDGLTLHSYLTLPVGVEPNGLPMVLMVHGGPWYRDSWEYNPAAQLLANRGYAVLQVNFRGSLGFGASFLKAAIGEFAGKMHDDLIDAVDWAVQQGYADRDRVAIFGGSYGGYAALVGVTFTPDVFAAAVDYVGISDLANFMRTLPPVGRPHLANNWHLYVGDPDDPEQLADMMARSPITRVDQIRTPLMVIQGANDVRVVHAESDNLVNALRARGVEVEYLVQTDEGHGAVNPENVIEMYHAIERFLARHLKD, from the coding sequence ATGGCACTGCCCGAGCACATCTCCGTCGAAGACTTCTTCAACCCGCCCACCCGCGCCGGAGCGATCATTTCGCCCGACGGCCGTCGCATCGCGTTCCTCGCACCGTGGAAGAACCGCCTCAACGTGTGGGTCCAGGACCTCGACTCCGACGAGGCGCGGTGCGTGACGGCCGACGACCAGCGCAGCGTGCACCATTTCGACTGGACCGACGACCCGCGCTGGATGATCTATCTCCAGGACACCGCCGGTGACGAGAACTGGCACCTCTTCCGCATCGATCTCGACGATCCCGAGGCCTTACCCGTGGACCTGACCCCGTTTCCCGGTGTGATCGCCGCACCGATCCGGGAGGTCAAGAACGGCAAGGCGGTGGTGATCACGAACCGGCGTGACGTCCAACTGTTCGACGTGTACGAAATCGACATCGCCACCGGTGAGTTGACACTGCTCGCCGAGAATCCCGGAAACGCGTCCGACTGGCTCTGCAGCGACAACGGTCACCTGTTCGCGACGTCGCTGACCCCCGACGGTCATGTCGAACTGTCCCGGTGGGACGGCGACGCGGCGACACTGACCCCCATCGCGACGTTCGACGGGTCGGATCGCCCGTTGGGCATTTACCCCCTCGTGCTCACCCCGGACGGCACCGGGGCGTGGATGGGTTCCAGCAAGGGCACCGACCGGACCCGCCTGGTCCGCGTCGATCTGACCACGGGCGAGGAGACCGAGGTGGACAGCCACCCGGAATTCGATCTCGACATCCACGGCCTCTTCGATCCCCTCCGGTCACAAACCCTGATCCAGGACCGGAGCACCGGCGCGCTCATCGGTGTCCGCTACCAGCGTGAGCGACAGGTGATCCATGCGCTCGAGCCGCACTTCGCCGACGTGCTCGCGAATCTGGAGAAGTTGTCCGACGGTGACCTCGGCCGGATCACATCCGACGAGAAGGGCCGGCGCTGGGTGGTCAGCTTCACCCACGACCGCGATCCCCACGCCACCTATCTGTACGACCACGACACCGGCGAGAGTCGGCTGCTGTACCGGCCGTACCCGCACCTCGATCCCGAGCAGCTGGCCCCGATGCAGCCGGTGGCGATCACCTCACGGGACGGCCTCACGCTGCACTCGTATCTGACCCTGCCGGTCGGGGTGGAGCCGAACGGGCTGCCGATGGTCCTGATGGTGCACGGTGGCCCGTGGTATCGCGACAGCTGGGAGTACAACCCCGCCGCGCAGCTACTGGCCAACCGGGGATACGCGGTGTTGCAGGTCAACTTCCGCGGCTCGCTGGGCTTCGGCGCATCGTTCCTGAAGGCCGCGATCGGCGAGTTCGCGGGCAAGATGCACGACGATCTGATCGACGCTGTGGACTGGGCCGTCCAGCAGGGCTACGCCGACCGGGATCGGGTCGCGATCTTCGGCGGGTCCTACGGCGGCTACGCGGCGCTCGTCGGCGTCACGTTCACCCCGGACGTCTTCGCCGCCGCGGTGGACTACGTCGGCATCTCCGACCTGGCCAACTTCATGCGGACCCTGCCGCCGGTGGGACGCCCGCACCTGGCCAACAACTGGCACCTCTACGTCGGCGACCCCGACGACCCCGAGCAGCTGGCCGACATGATGGCCCGCTCGCCCATCACCAGGGTCGACCAGATCCGCACACCGCTGATGGTGATCCAGGGCGCCAACGACGTCCGCGTGGTGCACGCGGAGTCCGACAACCTGGTGAACGCTCTGCGTGCCCGCGGCGTCGAGGTGGAGTATCTGGTCCAGACCGACGAAGGCCACGGCGCGGTCAACCCCGAGAACGTGATCGAGATGTACCACGCGATCGAACGATTCCTCGCCCGCCACCTGAAGGATTGA
- a CDS encoding cation-translocating P-type ATPase: protein MTVSVGASQDPSTRDAAEVARDLAVEPATGLTSAEADRRLQRDGPNTLRAKAPVPMWRKVLRQFQDPLVYLLLVAAAISMAAWAAEGAAGAPIDALVIAAIVLLNGILGFVQESRAQAAVDALQSMTAATSTVLRDGELRTVSSTDLVRGDVLVLNEGDAVGADARLLTAAALRLAEASLTGESEPVTKAATTLAHPMPLGDRTDMVFRGTSVVQGVGRAVVTATGMGTEVGAIAEMLETTKEDTTPLQKEIAGVSRLLGVTVIVIAVVVMAVTALVNEISTLSHLVTVLLLGVSLAVAAVPEGLPAILSVVLAIGVQQLARRNAVVKQLHSVETLGSATVIASDKTGTLTKNEMTIQRIRTASGEVELTGVGYRPDGAALTGGRPLTDPALSREARMVLTGGTLANNAQLTVHDDEWQIQGDPTEAAFLVAAHKLEGAADRARQFERLGEIPFTSERKMMSALVARSDENTGVARSDEDTGVAGDDTGTAVVAKGAPDVLLKRCTAVQVGDQVVPLDPDRRAAAAAAVEELSAQAYRTLGVAYRRVDADTADDLDADDEQDLVYLGVVGIIDPPRPEVAAAVAEAHRAGVRVMMITGDHPTTAARIAEDLGIVGPGAVAVTGAELDALSPDRLAQVTAATSVYARVAPRNKLQIVDALQARGEVVAMTGDGVNDAPALKAADIGVAMGITGTQVTKEAAKMILADDNFATIVIAVRQGRAIFDNIKKFLRYLLSSNMGEVFTVFFGVVLAGFIGITAAEGETIVVPLLATQILWINLVTDSGPALAMGVDPEIDDVMSRPPRRPTDRLINREMWRGIMSIGLVMGIATLLTMDIFLPGGLVAGSDSLDVARTAGFTALVFAQFFNAFNSRSETTSAFHGLFSNRWLWASVCLGVVLQVAVVQIPLLQTAFGTASLDLTHWAVAIAMASTVLWFDELRKLALRTRRTGRR from the coding sequence GTGACGGTGTCTGTCGGCGCGTCGCAAGATCCGTCGACACGCGACGCCGCCGAGGTGGCACGTGACCTTGCAGTCGAACCTGCGACCGGCCTCACCTCGGCGGAGGCCGACCGCCGCCTCCAGCGCGACGGACCCAATACGTTGCGGGCCAAGGCGCCGGTGCCGATGTGGCGGAAGGTCCTTCGCCAGTTCCAGGATCCCCTGGTCTATCTGTTGCTCGTCGCGGCTGCGATCTCGATGGCGGCCTGGGCGGCCGAGGGGGCGGCCGGCGCACCGATCGACGCGCTGGTCATCGCCGCGATCGTCCTGCTCAACGGCATCCTCGGGTTCGTCCAGGAGAGCAGGGCCCAGGCAGCGGTCGACGCGCTGCAATCGATGACCGCGGCGACCTCGACGGTGCTGCGTGACGGAGAACTGCGCACGGTGTCGTCGACGGACCTGGTGCGCGGGGACGTTCTCGTGCTCAACGAGGGCGACGCCGTCGGCGCCGATGCGCGGCTGCTCACGGCCGCGGCGCTGCGCCTGGCCGAGGCGTCGCTGACCGGCGAGAGCGAACCGGTGACCAAGGCCGCCACCACGTTGGCACACCCGATGCCCCTCGGTGACCGCACGGACATGGTGTTCCGCGGCACCTCGGTGGTCCAGGGAGTGGGTCGCGCGGTCGTCACCGCCACCGGGATGGGCACCGAGGTCGGTGCGATCGCCGAGATGCTGGAGACCACCAAGGAGGACACGACCCCGCTGCAGAAGGAGATCGCGGGGGTCAGCAGGCTGCTGGGCGTCACGGTCATCGTCATCGCCGTGGTGGTCATGGCCGTCACCGCGCTGGTGAACGAGATCTCCACGTTGAGCCATCTGGTCACCGTGCTGCTGCTGGGCGTCTCCCTCGCCGTTGCGGCGGTTCCCGAGGGGCTGCCCGCCATCTTGTCCGTCGTGCTGGCCATCGGGGTCCAGCAGCTGGCCAGGCGCAACGCGGTGGTGAAGCAGCTGCACTCGGTGGAGACCCTGGGTTCGGCCACCGTCATCGCGTCGGACAAGACCGGCACCCTGACGAAGAACGAGATGACGATCCAGCGCATCCGCACCGCCTCGGGCGAGGTCGAGCTGACCGGCGTCGGTTACCGCCCCGACGGCGCGGCACTGACCGGCGGCCGGCCGTTGACCGATCCGGCGCTCTCACGCGAGGCGCGGATGGTGCTCACCGGCGGCACCCTGGCCAACAACGCGCAGCTGACCGTGCACGACGACGAATGGCAGATTCAGGGCGACCCGACCGAGGCGGCGTTCCTGGTGGCCGCCCACAAGCTCGAAGGCGCCGCCGATCGTGCGCGGCAGTTCGAGCGGCTGGGCGAGATCCCGTTCACGTCGGAGCGGAAGATGATGTCCGCGTTGGTCGCTCGGAGCGACGAAAACACCGGGGTCGCTCGGAGCGACGAGGACACCGGTGTCGCCGGCGACGACACGGGCACCGCAGTGGTGGCCAAGGGCGCGCCCGACGTGCTGCTGAAGCGCTGCACCGCCGTCCAGGTCGGGGATCAGGTGGTACCGCTCGATCCCGACCGGCGCGCGGCGGCAGCCGCGGCCGTCGAAGAACTGTCCGCGCAGGCCTACCGCACGCTGGGGGTCGCCTACCGCCGGGTCGATGCCGACACCGCCGACGATCTCGACGCCGATGACGAACAGGATCTCGTGTACCTCGGCGTCGTGGGGATCATCGACCCACCCCGCCCCGAAGTGGCAGCCGCCGTCGCCGAGGCCCACCGGGCGGGCGTGCGGGTCATGATGATCACCGGCGATCACCCCACCACCGCGGCGCGCATCGCCGAGGACCTCGGCATCGTCGGGCCGGGAGCCGTCGCGGTCACCGGCGCCGAACTCGACGCGCTGTCCCCCGATCGGCTTGCACAGGTGACGGCCGCGACGTCCGTCTACGCCCGGGTCGCACCGCGGAACAAACTCCAGATCGTCGACGCGCTACAGGCCCGCGGTGAGGTCGTGGCGATGACCGGCGACGGTGTCAACGATGCGCCCGCACTGAAGGCAGCCGACATCGGTGTGGCGATGGGGATCACCGGGACACAGGTGACCAAGGAAGCCGCGAAGATGATCCTCGCCGACGACAACTTCGCCACCATCGTCATCGCGGTCCGCCAGGGCAGGGCCATCTTCGACAACATCAAGAAGTTCCTGCGCTACCTGCTGTCGTCGAACATGGGTGAGGTCTTCACCGTGTTCTTCGGCGTGGTGCTCGCCGGCTTCATCGGGATCACCGCCGCGGAGGGCGAGACGATCGTCGTACCGCTGCTGGCCACTCAGATCCTGTGGATCAATCTCGTCACCGACTCCGGGCCCGCGCTCGCGATGGGCGTGGATCCGGAGATCGACGACGTGATGTCCCGGCCGCCGCGACGCCCGACCGATCGCCTCATCAACCGGGAGATGTGGCGGGGCATCATGTCCATCGGGTTGGTCATGGGCATCGCCACGCTGTTGACGATGGACATCTTCCTGCCGGGCGGTCTGGTGGCGGGATCGGATTCGCTGGACGTGGCGCGCACCGCCGGGTTCACCGCGCTGGTCTTCGCGCAGTTCTTCAACGCGTTCAACTCCCGCTCCGAGACCACCAGCGCGTTCCACGGTCTGTTCAGCAACCGCTGGCTGTGGGCCTCGGTCTGCCTCGGCGTGGTGCTGCAGGTTGCGGTGGTGCAGATACCGCTGCTGCAAACCGCTTTCGGCACGGCCTCACTCGACCTGACCCACTGGGCGGTGGCGATCGCGATGGCCTCGACGGTGCTGTGGTTCGACGAGCTCCGCAAGCTGGCGTTGCGCACACGGCGGACAGGACGGAGATGA
- a CDS encoding PTS ascorbate transporter subunit IIC: MNWLVGIAEFLVNEILAVPAYLIGIITAVGLIALRKSAGQVIGGALKATLGFLLINAGAGLVVSSLEPLGVMIQGAAGTQGVVPTNEAIVGIAQDEYGAQVAWLMILGFAVSLVLARFTPLHYVFLTGHHALFMATLLTIVLATAGLDTPVVILLGGFLLGVVMVSLPAISQPWTRRITGDDSIAIGHFGTLGYIASGVTGRFVGGSKSRSTEDLKLPESLRFLRDSMVATALSMVLMYLAVSLLYLARAGQETAFAAYADDTGAGAAVDVGNFLMRGVTEGLSFGVSVAVILFGVRTILGELVPAFQGIAERVVPGAVPALDAPIVFPYAQNAVLIGFISSFVAGLVGLAVLSVWLGPAFGWVLVLPGLVPHFFTGGAAGVYGNATGGRRGAVAGGFVNGLLITFLPALLVRVLGSFGSENTTFGDTDFGWYGILLGNAAKLGTVWGMVTMLMIGVILLSLAILVQKRLVDTDWDPSPGRPLPVGAGAAAAATSTSAPTGGRSYPKIPPPAGAPPPPPPRA; the protein is encoded by the coding sequence ATGAACTGGCTGGTCGGCATCGCCGAATTCCTGGTCAACGAGATCCTCGCAGTCCCTGCATATCTGATCGGCATCATCACCGCCGTCGGCCTGATCGCGCTGCGCAAGTCCGCCGGTCAGGTGATCGGCGGCGCGCTCAAGGCCACGCTGGGCTTCCTGTTGATCAACGCCGGAGCGGGACTGGTGGTCAGTTCGCTGGAACCGCTGGGTGTGATGATCCAGGGCGCCGCGGGCACCCAGGGCGTGGTACCGACCAACGAGGCCATCGTCGGTATCGCGCAGGACGAGTACGGGGCGCAGGTGGCCTGGCTGATGATCCTGGGCTTCGCCGTCAGCCTGGTGCTGGCCCGGTTCACGCCGCTGCACTACGTGTTCCTCACCGGTCACCACGCGCTGTTCATGGCGACGCTGTTGACCATCGTGCTGGCCACCGCAGGACTGGACACCCCCGTCGTCATCCTTCTCGGCGGCTTCCTACTCGGCGTGGTGATGGTGTCGCTACCGGCGATCTCTCAACCCTGGACCAGACGCATCACCGGTGACGACAGCATCGCCATCGGCCACTTCGGCACCCTGGGCTATATCGCCTCGGGCGTCACCGGCCGGTTCGTGGGCGGGTCCAAGAGCCGGTCCACCGAAGATCTCAAACTGCCCGAATCTCTGCGGTTCCTGCGTGATTCGATGGTCGCCACCGCCTTGTCGATGGTGCTGATGTATCTGGCCGTCTCGTTGCTGTATCTGGCCAGAGCGGGTCAGGAGACCGCATTCGCCGCCTACGCCGACGACACCGGCGCCGGGGCTGCCGTGGATGTCGGCAACTTCTTGATGAGGGGCGTCACCGAAGGACTGAGCTTCGGAGTGTCCGTTGCGGTGATCCTGTTCGGCGTGCGCACCATCCTGGGTGAACTGGTACCGGCATTTCAAGGAATCGCCGAACGGGTGGTGCCGGGCGCGGTGCCCGCCCTCGATGCACCAATCGTGTTCCCGTACGCGCAGAACGCGGTGCTGATCGGATTCATCTCAAGCTTCGTTGCCGGTCTGGTCGGGCTGGCAGTGCTCTCGGTGTGGCTGGGACCGGCGTTCGGCTGGGTGCTGGTGCTGCCCGGCCTGGTGCCGCACTTCTTCACCGGCGGCGCGGCGGGGGTGTACGGCAACGCCACCGGCGGTAGACGAGGGGCGGTCGCGGGTGGGTTCGTCAACGGCCTGTTGATCACGTTCCTGCCTGCGCTGCTGGTGCGGGTGCTCGGCTCCTTCGGTTCGGAGAACACCACCTTCGGTGACACCGACTTCGGTTGGTACGGAATTCTTTTGGGTAATGCCGCCAAGCTAGGCACCGTGTGGGGCATGGTGACGATGCTGATGATCGGCGTCATCCTGCTGAGCCTGGCGATCCTGGTGCAGAAGCGCCTGGTCGACACCGACTGGGATCCCTCTCCGGGCCGGCCGCTTCCGGTCGGTGCCGGCGCCGCCGCCGCGGCCACCTCCACCTCGGCGCCGACGGGTGGGCGCAGCTACCCGAAGATCCCCCCGCCCGCCGGAGCGCCGCCGCCACCGCCGCCGCGGGCCTGA
- a CDS encoding PTS sugar transporter subunit IIA: protein MAELADLLSQERIALDVHADTWQAAIKAAGRLLDQAGIADAAYTDSMIANVEANGPYIVVAPGFAFAHARSSPAVHRTGMSWVRLAEPVEFGHKTNDPVTLVVALAAVDAGAHNAAMAQLAKVLGDQAKRAALDSATTPAEVMELLGGARPATSAAARAQTNNLILTVCGNGLGTSLFLKNTLEQVLQTWGWAPFITVEATDTISAKGKAKSADLILTSGEIARTLGDVGVPVKVIDNFTSTAEVDSALRDSYDV from the coding sequence ATGGCGGAGCTGGCCGATCTGCTGTCCCAAGAGCGCATCGCGCTCGACGTGCACGCCGACACCTGGCAGGCGGCGATCAAGGCCGCCGGTCGGCTCCTGGACCAGGCAGGGATCGCCGACGCCGCCTACACCGACTCGATGATCGCCAATGTCGAGGCCAACGGCCCGTACATCGTGGTGGCCCCCGGCTTCGCGTTCGCGCACGCCCGGTCCTCGCCTGCGGTGCACCGCACCGGGATGTCCTGGGTCCGGCTGGCCGAACCGGTCGAATTCGGACACAAGACCAACGACCCGGTGACTCTGGTGGTGGCGCTGGCCGCGGTCGACGCGGGCGCGCACAACGCGGCGATGGCGCAACTGGCGAAGGTGCTCGGGGACCAGGCCAAGCGCGCGGCGCTGGACTCCGCGACGACGCCCGCCGAGGTCATGGAGCTGCTCGGTGGTGCGCGGCCGGCGACGAGCGCAGCCGCGCGCGCACAGACCAACAACCTGATCCTCACGGTGTGCGGAAACGGGCTGGGCACCAGCCTCTTCCTGAAGAACACGCTCGAGCAGGTGCTGCAGACCTGGGGTTGGGCGCCGTTCATCACCGTCGAGGCCACCGACACCATCTCGGCGAAGGGCAAGGCCAAGAGCGCCGACCTGATTCTGACCTCCGGTGAGATCGCCCGTACCCTCGGCGACGTCGGGGTACCGGTCAAGGTGATCGACAACTTCACCTCCACCGCCGAAGTGGACAGCGCGCTGCGCGATTCCTACGACGTCTAG